The following coding sequences are from one Ancylobacter sp. TS-1 window:
- a CDS encoding DNA-binding domain-containing protein, producing MPPDVIQVAGGFAGAEPADFAARFAPALTDPARATPDLVAGPRGKAAGRRYDVYRNNVTVSLIEALAAIYPAVQRLTGAAFFRAMARFHVRQTPPTSPLLFEYGRDFPAFIAAYEHARDIPWLADVARIERAWLDAYHAADADPLDAGALARVPADRLAGLTFRAHPATRIVRSVYASGTIFAANRGDGHDGTIDAGMAEDVLITRPDANVALRQLPPGAAAFLGRLVDGHRLDEAAQAALDAAPGFDIGAAIAAMIEAGAFTALELEDLP from the coding sequence ATGCCGCCTGATGTCATTCAAGTCGCCGGAGGGTTTGCCGGCGCGGAACCGGCGGATTTCGCGGCGCGCTTCGCCCCGGCCCTCACCGATCCCGCCCGCGCCACGCCGGATCTGGTCGCCGGCCCGCGCGGCAAGGCGGCCGGGCGGCGCTACGACGTCTATCGCAACAACGTCACCGTCAGCCTGATCGAGGCCCTCGCCGCGATCTACCCGGCGGTGCAGCGGCTCACCGGCGCCGCGTTCTTCCGCGCCATGGCCCGGTTCCATGTCCGCCAGACGCCACCGACCTCGCCGCTGCTGTTCGAGTATGGCCGGGACTTCCCCGCCTTCATCGCGGCCTATGAGCATGCGCGCGACATACCCTGGCTGGCGGATGTGGCGCGCATCGAGCGTGCCTGGCTCGACGCCTACCACGCCGCCGACGCCGATCCGCTCGATGCCGGCGCCCTCGCGCGCGTGCCCGCAGACCGTCTGGCCGGGCTGACGTTCCGCGCCCATCCGGCGACGCGCATCGTCCGCTCGGTCTATGCGAGCGGCACCATCTTCGCCGCCAATCGCGGCGACGGACATGACGGCACCATCGATGCCGGCATGGCCGAAGATGTCCTCATCACCCGGCCCGATGCCAACGTCGCCCTGCGTCAGCTTCCGCCGGGCGCCGCCGCCTTTCTCGGTCGCCTCGTCGACGGCCACCGCCTCGACGAGGCGGCACAGGCCGCGCTGGACGCCGCGCCCGGCTTCGACATCGGCGCCGCCATCGCCGCGATGATCGAGGCGGGCGCCTTCACCGCACTGGAACTGGAGGACTTGCCATGA
- a CDS encoding DUF1028 domain-containing protein translates to MTFSIVARCPLSGRLGVAVATAVPAVGSMCPFTRAGTGAVSTQSWVNPYLALGVLDLIAGGMPAPEALIAVLAQDAARELRQIGVVDASGRASAFTGAACTQWCGQETGEGFAVQGNMLTGPEVIAAMASAFRASAGAPLDERLMRAMEAGDAAGGDRRGRQSASLRLQGAEDYPALDLRVDEHAAPVGELRRVLEIARLQLVPFVEGMPKRGEPPGPAPEAVTAMLALAPPDRPGGGGSGPA, encoded by the coding sequence ATGACCTTCTCCATCGTCGCCCGCTGCCCCTTGAGCGGACGCCTCGGCGTCGCGGTCGCCACCGCCGTTCCGGCGGTCGGCTCCATGTGCCCCTTCACCCGCGCCGGCACCGGGGCGGTCTCCACCCAATCCTGGGTCAACCCCTATCTCGCCCTCGGTGTGCTCGACCTCATCGCCGGCGGCATGCCCGCGCCCGAGGCGCTGATAGCCGTACTGGCGCAGGACGCGGCGCGCGAGCTGCGCCAGATCGGCGTAGTGGACGCCTCAGGCCGCGCCAGCGCCTTCACCGGCGCCGCGTGCACGCAATGGTGCGGGCAGGAGACCGGCGAGGGTTTCGCCGTGCAGGGCAACATGCTCACCGGGCCCGAGGTGATCGCCGCCATGGCAAGCGCCTTCCGCGCCTCGGCCGGCGCCCCGCTCGACGAGCGGCTGATGCGGGCGATGGAAGCGGGCGACGCCGCCGGCGGCGACCGGCGCGGGCGGCAGTCGGCAAGCCTGCGCCTACAGGGCGCCGAGGACTATCCCGCGCTCGACCTGCGCGTCGACGAACACGCCGCCCCGGTGGGCGAGCTGCGCCGCGTATTGGAGATCGCCCGGCTCCAGCTCGTGCCCTTCGTCGAGGGCATGCCCAAGCGCGGCGAACCGCCGGGACCCGCTCCCGAAGCCGTCACCGCCATGCTGGCACTGGCACCGCCGGACCGGCCGGGCGGCGGCGGCAGCGGCCCGGCCTGA
- a CDS encoding ABC transporter ATP-binding protein, translating to MNTLQIESLSSGYAGAVVVRDVSLAIAEGEILAVLGKNGMGKSTLLKAMMGFLPKMAGTVAIAGTEATRLSPHRVARLGVGYVAQEKALFQDLTVEDNLRLAVRRPDFEAALAEVEASFPFLLQRLKQRAGTLSGGEQKMLLMARSLATGAKLLLVDEITEGLQPSVIDRLAGVIRASRERHGTTMLLVEQHLPFALAVADRWAVLDRGEIAETGAAADPDARARVLKHLSV from the coding sequence ATGAACACGCTCCAGATCGAATCCCTGTCGAGCGGCTATGCCGGCGCCGTGGTGGTGCGGGATGTCAGCCTTGCCATAGCGGAAGGAGAGATCCTCGCCGTGCTCGGCAAGAACGGCATGGGCAAGTCGACCCTGCTCAAGGCCATGATGGGCTTTTTGCCCAAGATGGCCGGCACCGTCGCCATCGCCGGCACCGAGGCGACGCGGCTCTCCCCGCACCGCGTGGCGCGTCTGGGCGTCGGCTATGTCGCGCAGGAAAAGGCGCTGTTCCAGGACCTGACCGTCGAGGACAATCTGCGCCTCGCCGTGCGCCGGCCGGATTTCGAGGCCGCGCTGGCCGAGGTGGAGGCCTCCTTCCCCTTCCTGCTGCAGCGGCTGAAACAGCGCGCCGGCACGCTGTCGGGCGGCGAGCAGAAGATGCTGCTCATGGCCCGCTCGCTGGCGACGGGGGCCAAGCTGCTGCTGGTCGACGAGATCACCGAGGGGCTCCAGCCCTCCGTCATCGACCGCCTCGCCGGTGTCATCCGCGCTTCGCGCGAGCGCCACGGCACCACCATGCTCCTCGTCGAGCAGCATCTGCCCTTCGCGCTGGCCGTTGCCGACCGCTGGGCGGTGCTCGACCGCGGCGAGATCGCCGAGACCGGCGCCGCCGCCGATCCGGACGCCCGCGCGCGGGTGCTGAAGCATCTGAGCGTGTGA
- a CDS encoding DoxX family protein has product MERPMETGTHCGGLAGLVGRAEDLVRRLATPSLVQLALRLALAVPFWRSGVLKWDGFLQLNEIAVTLFTDEFMLHLPGGPYPFPAPMLTAFLAGCGEIVLPVLLVLGLGTRFAALGLLLMTAVVQLTVPEGWPIHLTWAAMALAVMAGGAGRISLDALVSRR; this is encoded by the coding sequence ATGGAACGACCGATGGAGACCGGGACCCACTGCGGCGGCCTCGCCGGCCTCGTCGGCCGGGCCGAGGACCTCGTGCGCCGGCTCGCGACGCCCTCCCTCGTCCAGCTCGCCCTGCGCCTCGCGCTCGCCGTGCCGTTCTGGCGCTCGGGCGTGCTGAAATGGGACGGGTTCCTTCAGCTCAACGAGATCGCGGTGACGCTCTTCACCGACGAGTTCATGCTGCACCTGCCCGGCGGCCCCTATCCCTTCCCGGCGCCGATGCTGACGGCGTTCCTGGCGGGCTGCGGCGAGATCGTCCTGCCGGTTCTGCTGGTGCTGGGGCTGGGAACCCGCTTCGCCGCGCTGGGCCTGCTGCTCATGACGGCCGTGGTCCAGCTCACCGTGCCGGAAGGCTGGCCGATCCACCTCACCTGGGCGGCGATGGCCCTCGCCGTCATGGCCGGCGGCGCGGGACGCATCTCCCTCGACGCCCTTGTCTCCCGGCGGTGA
- a CDS encoding branched-chain amino acid ABC transporter permease, translated as MIAQTLDIVTTAAILYAVATGLLLVFGVMKIINFAHGGLMTLGGYAALIATQAGLNPWLAIPLAALFGGVAGMAIERFVVRPLYARPLDAILATWGLSIIIGQVITLVFGRGVQFTQAPLEGTLDLFGESYSAYRLALVGIAAALGIALTALLQGTRLGLETRAVIMNEDLARGLGINSALVRFITFTLGSALAGVAGALITPLSSVDPNMGVPWLVNAFMLVLVSGASLASLLAACLVLGGAQVLVATYLSPVLGGLTIAVLAAVILRIRPQGFARD; from the coding sequence ATGATCGCCCAGACGCTGGACATCGTGACGACCGCCGCCATCCTCTATGCGGTGGCGACCGGGCTGCTGCTCGTGTTCGGCGTCATGAAGATCATCAACTTCGCCCATGGGGGGCTGATGACGCTCGGCGGCTATGCCGCGCTCATCGCCACCCAGGCGGGGCTCAATCCGTGGCTGGCCATCCCGCTGGCCGCGCTGTTCGGCGGCGTCGCCGGCATGGCCATCGAACGCTTCGTGGTGCGCCCGCTCTATGCGCGCCCGCTCGACGCCATTCTCGCCACCTGGGGCCTGTCGATCATCATCGGGCAGGTCATCACCCTCGTTTTCGGGCGCGGCGTGCAGTTCACGCAGGCCCCGCTGGAAGGCACGCTGGACCTGTTCGGCGAGAGCTATTCCGCCTATCGCCTCGCGCTGGTCGGCATCGCCGCCGCGCTCGGCATCGCGCTCACCGCGCTGCTGCAGGGCACCCGCCTCGGCCTCGAAACCCGCGCGGTCATCATGAACGAGGACCTCGCGCGCGGGCTCGGCATCAACAGCGCGCTGGTGCGCTTCATCACCTTCACCCTCGGCTCGGCGCTGGCCGGCGTCGCCGGCGCGCTCATCACCCCGCTGTCGAGCGTCGACCCGAACATGGGCGTGCCCTGGCTGGTGAACGCCTTCATGCTGGTGCTGGTCTCGGGCGCCTCGCTCGCCAGCCTGCTGGCGGCCTGCCTGGTGCTGGGCGGCGCGCAGGTTCTGGTGGCGACCTATCTCAGCCCGGTGCTGGGCGGGCTGACCATCGCCGTGCTCGCCGCCGTCATCCTGCGCATCCGCCCGCAGGGGTTCGCCCGTGACTGA
- a CDS encoding glutathione S-transferase family protein, translated as MIRFYFHPTPNPAKVALLLEETGLPYELVPVDTSKGEQHSPEFRAINPNGKVPAIVDTDGPGGREARVFDSSAILLYLAEKTGTFLGAPQDRPELLSWLMFIASGLGPFSGQSVHFQHAAPEGLDYAVNRYRREAERHYQVLDDHLRGRPYILGDTYTIADISAWGWLDRASRVRKGADDPLAPYPDLKRLFETVDARPAAARARAVGADHPFKRVNDEETRRALFPSNYPPATPQGDDR; from the coding sequence GTGATCCGCTTCTACTTCCACCCCACGCCCAACCCCGCCAAGGTCGCGCTGCTGCTTGAGGAGACCGGCCTGCCCTACGAGCTGGTTCCCGTCGACACCAGCAAGGGCGAGCAGCACAGCCCGGAATTTCGCGCCATCAATCCGAACGGCAAGGTCCCGGCCATCGTCGACACCGACGGGCCGGGCGGGCGCGAGGCGCGGGTCTTCGATTCCAGCGCCATTCTGCTCTATCTCGCCGAGAAGACCGGCACGTTTCTCGGCGCGCCGCAGGACCGGCCGGAACTCCTGTCCTGGCTGATGTTCATCGCCTCGGGGCTGGGCCCGTTCTCGGGCCAGTCGGTTCACTTCCAGCACGCGGCCCCGGAGGGTCTCGACTATGCCGTGAACCGCTACCGCCGCGAAGCGGAGCGCCACTACCAGGTCCTTGACGACCATCTGCGGGGACGGCCCTACATACTGGGCGACACCTATACGATCGCGGACATCTCCGCCTGGGGCTGGCTCGACCGCGCCTCCCGCGTGCGCAAGGGCGCCGACGACCCGCTCGCGCCCTACCCCGACCTCAAGCGACTGTTCGAGACCGTCGACGCGCGCCCCGCTGCCGCACGTGCCCGCGCGGTCGGCGCCGACCACCCCTTCAAGCGGGTGAACGACGAGGAGACGCGACGCGCACTGTTCCCCTCCAACTACCCGCCCGCCACCCCGCAGGGAGACGACCGATGA
- a CDS encoding SDR family oxidoreductase encodes MNLANKRILITGGSSGIGLALARAFLARGARVVVTGRRPDVLATAVAELRETGGDVLGVAADIGAAEGRATTLREALAHLGGLDILVNNAGGVRAGRLEDVPERDLQAMIDVDLLAPILLTRAALPELRASGEATVVNIASGIALVGAPFYATYAAVKAGLARFGESLRRELKGEGVHVLTAYPGGTDTPMMKSNRAGPELGFSREPASDVAEAIVAGVEAGAFEVIRGGETRAKMIALNREDPAAVDERFLGLKPALEEAVKDHSAL; translated from the coding sequence ATGAACCTCGCCAACAAGCGCATATTGATCACCGGCGGTTCGAGCGGCATCGGCCTTGCGCTCGCCCGTGCCTTCCTCGCCCGTGGCGCGCGCGTGGTCGTCACCGGCCGGCGCCCGGACGTGCTGGCCACCGCCGTGGCGGAACTCCGGGAGACGGGCGGCGACGTGCTGGGCGTGGCCGCCGACATCGGCGCCGCCGAGGGCCGCGCGACGACCCTGCGCGAAGCGCTCGCTCACCTCGGCGGGCTGGACATTCTCGTCAACAATGCCGGCGGCGTGCGCGCCGGACGGCTGGAGGACGTGCCCGAGCGCGACCTTCAGGCCATGATCGATGTCGATCTCCTCGCCCCCATCCTGCTGACGCGCGCGGCCCTGCCCGAACTGCGCGCCAGCGGCGAGGCGACGGTCGTCAATATCGCCTCCGGCATCGCCCTCGTCGGCGCGCCGTTCTACGCGACCTATGCGGCGGTGAAGGCCGGCCTCGCCCGCTTCGGCGAGTCACTGCGGCGCGAGCTGAAGGGCGAGGGCGTGCATGTGCTGACGGCCTATCCGGGCGGCACCGACACGCCGATGATGAAGTCCAACCGCGCCGGGCCGGAACTCGGCTTCTCCCGGGAGCCGGCCTCCGATGTCGCCGAGGCCATCGTCGCCGGGGTCGAGGCGGGCGCCTTCGAGGTGATCCGGGGCGGCGAGACGCGCGCAAAGATGATCGCGCTCAACCGCGAGGATCCGGCCGCCGTCGACGAGCGCTTCCTTGGCCTCAAGCCGGCGCTGGAGGAGGCGGTGAAGGATCACTCGGCGCTGTAG
- a CDS encoding DUF692 domain-containing protein, with protein sequence MNATPRFAAASAAFPPRLPAHAVAGLAGTSFKHEHLAAILADGTPKGFFEVHAENYMGAGGPPHRALEAMRRDNPVSLHGVCMSIGGPQPLDPAHLARFAALVERYEPALVSEHLAWSTHETTFFNDLLPLPYTEATLRRVCEHVDEVQEAIGRTMLLENPSTYVVFPESTMSETQFIRAIARRTGCGLLLDVNNVFVSAVNHGFAALDYLADFPLEAVGEIHLAGHAEQADDEGDRLLIDSHDGPVADAVWKLYEIVIGRGGPVPTLIEWDSNIPDWPVLKAEAAAAQAILDRHAGRRASHAA encoded by the coding sequence ATGAATGCAACGCCCCGCTTCGCCGCTGCGTCCGCGGCATTTCCTCCCCGCCTTCCGGCACATGCGGTCGCCGGTCTGGCCGGCACCAGCTTCAAGCACGAGCATCTCGCGGCGATCCTCGCCGACGGAACGCCGAAGGGCTTCTTCGAGGTGCACGCCGAGAACTACATGGGGGCCGGCGGCCCGCCGCACCGCGCCCTCGAAGCCATGCGCCGCGACAACCCCGTCTCGCTGCACGGCGTGTGCATGTCGATCGGCGGCCCCCAGCCGCTCGACCCGGCGCATCTCGCCCGGTTCGCGGCGCTGGTCGAGCGTTATGAGCCGGCTCTGGTTTCCGAGCATCTCGCCTGGTCGACCCATGAGACGACCTTTTTCAACGACCTGCTCCCGCTGCCCTATACGGAGGCGACGCTGCGCCGGGTCTGCGAGCATGTCGACGAGGTGCAGGAGGCGATCGGGCGGACGATGCTGCTCGAGAATCCCTCCACCTATGTCGTCTTTCCCGAATCCACCATGAGCGAGACGCAGTTCATCCGCGCCATCGCCCGGCGCACGGGTTGCGGGCTGCTGCTCGACGTCAACAACGTGTTCGTCTCGGCCGTCAATCACGGCTTTGCCGCGCTCGACTATCTCGCCGACTTCCCGCTCGAGGCGGTCGGGGAGATCCACCTCGCCGGCCACGCCGAGCAGGCCGACGACGAGGGCGATCGGCTTCTCATCGACAGCCATGACGGCCCCGTCGCCGATGCGGTCTGGAAGCTCTACGAGATCGTCATCGGCCGGGGCGGGCCGGTGCCGACGCTCATCGAATGGGACAGCAACATCCCCGACTGGCCGGTGCTGAAGGCGGAGGCCGCGGCGGCGCAGGCGATCCTCGACCGCCATGCGGGACGGAGGGCGAGCCATGCCGCCTGA
- a CDS encoding TetR/AcrR family transcriptional regulator, whose amino-acid sequence MRDNAVRGKVPSDRRRGDAMARPREFSEAAVLDAVVHCFWSRGYEATSMRELMERTGLTGASLYNAFGDKRALYQRALDHYVEASIGDRIQRCEEMAPLDGIAAFFDEIIARSMADPDHKGCMLVNAALDVAPHDPEFQEIVAGVLARIEAFFLGRVRQGQADGSITSALAAEDLARHLLGVLMGIRVLARVRPERALLEGVLAPALTQLRAADA is encoded by the coding sequence ATGCGCGACAACGCCGTTCGTGGCAAGGTGCCATCGGATCGCAGACGCGGGGACGCCATGGCCAGGCCCAGGGAATTCAGCGAGGCCGCCGTGCTCGACGCGGTGGTGCACTGCTTCTGGAGCCGCGGCTACGAGGCGACGTCGATGCGCGAGCTGATGGAACGCACCGGGCTCACCGGGGCGAGCCTCTACAACGCCTTCGGCGACAAGCGCGCGCTGTATCAGAGGGCGCTGGACCATTATGTCGAGGCCAGCATCGGCGACCGGATCCAGCGTTGCGAGGAGATGGCGCCGCTGGACGGGATCGCGGCGTTTTTCGACGAGATCATCGCCCGCTCGATGGCGGACCCGGATCACAAGGGCTGCATGCTGGTGAACGCCGCTCTCGACGTGGCGCCGCACGATCCCGAATTTCAGGAGATTGTCGCCGGCGTGCTGGCGCGTATCGAGGCTTTCTTCCTTGGCCGTGTGCGCCAGGGCCAGGCCGACGGGTCGATCACCTCCGCGCTGGCGGCCGAAGACCTCGCGCGGCATTTGCTCGGCGTTCTGATGGGCATCCGCGTGCTGGCGCGGGTGCGGCCCGAGCGGGCATTGCTGGAAGGCGTCCTCGCGCCCGCGCTGACGCAGCTGCGCGCGGCGGACGCTTAG
- a CDS encoding ATP-binding cassette domain-containing protein, producing MTEARRLSLILAVAALALAAIGVGPYVLDTYSVNVLTRSLLYAAVALTVDLLWGYLGILTFGQSVFFACGAYAAGLVFTHMDFTEGNAVLALALGVGAALLTAAIVGWLAFWHGASALYASVITLVLPIVATQLLYSGGTFTGSSSGLSGFTSFDLSMEAWFWLAGGFLVCVTTLAYIVVQSDAGRLLVAVRENEQRCKYLGLDTSRLKILVYLACAVIGAVAGYIYAGYAMVVAPELAGFVFGTELVIWTALGGRGTLLGPVFGALIVDYESAQLAGDYPFVWQLIIGTLFVLVIIAFPRGLLPVLFDVPRKLIGLVRKRAPAPRAAVRLSTLDPAETQGEEVGDDGPALAVHGVARRFGSLNVLEAIDFEARAGELVSLVGPNGAGKTTLMRCIADGAERSAGTIVINGHDIGRKPPEACVALGVGRKFQMANVFETLTVAQCLQIARARHARPSLWRRARELPLPEAAMHVIATTGLDRQLSTPAHLLSHGMKQALELSMVLALEPRVLLLDEPTAGLTKTERMQIGAILIDLTRKQGLCVLLVEHDLDFVREISSRVIVLHQGRIVLDGSVEEVVASELVKQVYAGSGHAGIAHETGRPGSDPSAAQEVPA from the coding sequence GTGACTGAAGCGCGCCGCCTGTCCCTCATCCTCGCCGTCGCCGCCCTCGCCCTGGCCGCCATCGGTGTTGGCCCCTATGTGCTCGACACCTATTCGGTGAACGTGCTCACCCGCTCGCTGCTCTATGCGGCGGTGGCGCTGACCGTGGACCTTCTGTGGGGCTATCTCGGCATCCTCACCTTCGGTCAGTCGGTGTTCTTCGCCTGCGGCGCCTATGCCGCAGGCCTCGTCTTCACCCATATGGACTTCACCGAGGGCAACGCCGTCCTCGCCCTCGCCCTCGGCGTCGGCGCCGCGCTGCTCACCGCCGCCATCGTCGGCTGGCTCGCCTTCTGGCACGGCGCCTCGGCGCTCTATGCCTCGGTGATCACGCTGGTGCTGCCCATCGTGGCGACGCAGCTGCTCTATTCCGGCGGCACCTTCACCGGCTCGTCGAGCGGCCTGTCCGGCTTCACGAGCTTCGACCTGTCCATGGAGGCGTGGTTCTGGCTGGCCGGCGGATTCCTCGTCTGCGTGACGACGCTGGCCTACATCGTCGTGCAGAGCGACGCCGGCCGCCTGCTGGTGGCGGTGCGCGAGAACGAGCAGCGCTGCAAATATCTCGGCCTCGACACCTCGCGGCTGAAGATCCTCGTCTATCTCGCCTGCGCCGTCATCGGCGCGGTGGCCGGCTATATCTATGCCGGCTACGCGATGGTGGTGGCGCCGGAACTCGCCGGCTTCGTCTTCGGCACCGAGCTGGTCATCTGGACCGCGCTCGGCGGGCGCGGCACGCTGCTCGGCCCGGTCTTCGGCGCGCTGATCGTCGACTATGAGAGCGCGCAGCTTGCCGGCGACTACCCCTTCGTCTGGCAGCTCATCATCGGCACGCTGTTCGTGCTGGTCATCATCGCCTTCCCACGCGGGCTGCTGCCGGTACTGTTCGACGTGCCGCGCAAGCTGATCGGGCTTGTGCGCAAGCGTGCCCCGGCGCCCCGCGCGGCCGTGCGCCTGTCGACGCTCGACCCCGCCGAGACGCAGGGCGAGGAGGTCGGCGACGATGGCCCGGCGCTGGCGGTGCATGGCGTCGCCCGCCGCTTCGGCAGCCTCAACGTGCTGGAGGCGATCGACTTCGAGGCCCGCGCCGGCGAGCTGGTGAGCCTCGTCGGTCCCAACGGCGCCGGCAAGACCACGCTGATGCGCTGCATCGCCGACGGCGCCGAGCGCTCGGCCGGCACCATCGTCATCAACGGCCACGACATCGGCCGCAAACCGCCGGAAGCCTGCGTCGCGCTCGGCGTCGGCCGCAAGTTCCAGATGGCCAACGTGTTCGAGACGCTGACCGTCGCGCAATGCCTGCAGATCGCCCGCGCCCGCCATGCGCGCCCCTCGCTCTGGCGCCGCGCGCGGGAACTGCCGCTGCCGGAAGCGGCGATGCACGTCATCGCCACGACGGGGCTGGACCGGCAGCTTTCCACCCCGGCGCATCTGCTCTCGCACGGCATGAAGCAGGCGCTCGAACTCTCTATGGTGCTGGCGCTGGAGCCGCGCGTGCTGCTGCTGGACGAGCCCACCGCCGGCCTGACCAAGACCGAGCGCATGCAGATCGGCGCCATCCTGATCGACCTGACCAGGAAGCAGGGGCTGTGCGTGCTCCTCGTCGAGCACGACCTCGACTTCGTGCGCGAGATTTCCTCGCGGGTCATCGTTCTGCATCAGGGCCGCATCGTGCTCGACGGCTCGGTGGAGGAGGTCGTCGCCTCCGAACTGGTGAAGCAGGTCTATGCGGGCTCCGGCCATGCCGGCATCGCCCATGAAACCGGCCGGCCCGGCTCCGATCCTTCCGCCGCGCAGGAGGTGCCGGCATGA
- a CDS encoding DUF2282 domain-containing protein, with amino-acid sequence MSVKNVVSSAVLASAMVTALASMAGAGPLTKAEGEAAAAAHKEKCFGVALKGQNDCAAGPGTTCQGTSTIDFQGNAWKFVQGGTCTSIVLPNGKHGSLKAT; translated from the coding sequence ATGTCCGTGAAAAACGTCGTGAGCTCCGCCGTCCTCGCCAGCGCCATGGTCACGGCCCTCGCCTCGATGGCGGGCGCCGGCCCGCTGACCAAGGCCGAAGGCGAGGCCGCTGCCGCCGCCCACAAGGAGAAGTGCTTCGGCGTCGCCCTCAAGGGCCAGAACGACTGCGCCGCCGGTCCCGGCACCACCTGCCAGGGCACCTCGACGATCGATTTCCAGGGCAATGCGTGGAAGTTCGTCCAGGGTGGCACCTGCACCTCCATCGTCCTGCCGAACGGCAAGCACGGCTCGCTGAAGGCGACCTGA
- a CDS encoding NrsF family protein, which yields MRTDDFIRTLAADSQPRWRFGRVLRAATVAGVLTAAALFFAAIGFRPDIAEALESVRFLFKFAVTITLAVIATVAMGALGRPGTPVAARLLPLALVVALLAGGVGLELIALPQTQWMADMIGHNARFCLTLIPLLAIGPLACFMAALRRGAPSNPGLAGALAGLAASAIAASFYAANCDDDSPLFVMLWYSIAIAMVTTAGYLLGRRLLRW from the coding sequence GTGAGGACTGACGATTTCATCCGCACGCTGGCCGCCGATTCGCAACCGCGCTGGCGGTTCGGCCGGGTGCTGCGCGCCGCCACCGTCGCCGGGGTGCTGACCGCAGCGGCGCTGTTCTTCGCGGCCATCGGCTTCCGCCCCGATATCGCGGAGGCGCTGGAGAGTGTGCGCTTCCTGTTCAAGTTCGCGGTGACAATCACGCTGGCGGTCATCGCCACCGTGGCGATGGGGGCCCTCGGCCGGCCCGGGACGCCGGTGGCGGCGCGGCTTCTGCCGCTTGCGCTCGTTGTCGCCCTGCTCGCCGGCGGCGTCGGCCTGGAACTGATCGCGCTGCCGCAGACGCAGTGGATGGCGGACATGATCGGCCATAATGCGCGCTTCTGCCTGACGCTCATTCCCCTGCTCGCCATCGGCCCGCTGGCCTGCTTCATGGCGGCGCTGCGCCGGGGGGCGCCGTCCAATCCGGGCCTCGCGGGCGCGCTGGCCGGCCTCGCCGCGAGCGCCATCGCGGCGAGCTTCTATGCGGCGAACTGCGACGACGACAGCCCGCTCTTCGTGATGCTCTGGTATTCGATCGCCATCGCGATGGTGACAACAGCCGGCTACCTTCTGGGCCGCCGGCTGCTGCGCTGGTGA
- a CDS encoding sigma-70 family RNA polymerase sigma factor, whose translation MTATCREPSRESEWATWMRAGIAGDGASYRRFLAAVTPHIRSVARARCRTLHVAGNEVEDIVQEVLLTIHLKRETWDGTRPIGPWVSAITRNKLIDILRRNGRHAAIPIEDVMDVLPAEDNTPELSARDIDMLLGHLKAQQEEIVRSISLNGQSIRETAARLTMSEGAVRVSLHRALKALGALYRSRFRED comes from the coding sequence ATGACCGCCACGTGTCGGGAGCCCAGCCGGGAGAGCGAATGGGCGACGTGGATGCGTGCGGGCATCGCCGGCGACGGCGCCTCCTATCGACGCTTTCTGGCGGCGGTCACACCGCATATCCGCTCGGTCGCCCGCGCGCGGTGCCGGACGCTCCATGTCGCGGGAAACGAGGTCGAGGACATCGTGCAGGAAGTGCTGCTGACGATCCATCTGAAGCGGGAAACGTGGGACGGTACCCGTCCCATCGGCCCCTGGGTCTCGGCCATCACGCGCAACAAGCTGATCGACATTCTCCGGCGCAATGGCCGACACGCGGCGATCCCGATCGAGGATGTCATGGATGTGCTGCCCGCCGAGGACAACACGCCGGAACTTTCGGCGCGTGATATCGACATGCTGCTCGGGCATCTGAAGGCACAGCAGGAAGAGATCGTCCGGTCCATATCGCTGAATGGCCAGAGCATCCGCGAGACGGCGGCACGCCTCACGATGAGCGAGGGTGCCGTGCGGGTGTCCCTGCATCGCGCGCTCAAGGCGCTGGGCGCCCTCTACCGGAGCAGGTTCCGTGAGGACTGA